From the genome of Glycine soja cultivar W05 chromosome 14, ASM419377v2, whole genome shotgun sequence:
GTGCTGGTGAGAATAGCTTGAGAGTATTTATTGGATAGGATATTCTTTGGAGACTATCATTTGATCTGGTTTTGTTGTATTCTTAAgaaacttttgattttcttgctACACGGAAGCTTCGAAGTTACCTATGGAATTTCAACCAATTTGGCTTTACAATCCCATGATGACATATCCATGCATTCATTAGGGACAAAAATTAGATGCATTTCTTTAAGTGTTCTCCAATTGGAATTAGAGTTTCTTCTCGGTAACTTTTATTGATCTTTCATGCAAACCTTTATTTCATAGATTATCAAAGGTGAAAATTTAATTCTGACCAGAGAACAACATCAAAAACACCTAAGGAACTGCATCTAAGTTGTCTTTCTAATAATACCTCTAAGTTGCATCCATTCTTTGGTAAACATTGCTGCAACGTTCTTATTTATGGAGTATCTAGCATTGCAGCTTTAAATTTGTACGTTCAAAATTTCAAGAGAGAATATTGAAAGTAAATACATTTATTAACCATTGTTGAACAAATGCTAATTGCATTGagcataaatttattattcatgaACTCTTTGGTGGTTGGTTGGGGGTGTGGTCTCTTTGATGGAAGTTTTGATCTTTGATCTataatattttgatgttttgctACATATTTTAGTATTGTGTGTCTGACTTGGAGTAATAGTCTGGTTGAACTAGTTGGAGTTCTATTTGCCATATATTTGTATGGCATATTGATATTCATGCCAACTTATATGCTTATATATCAAGAACCTGATGTAGCAGGCTACACTACTATCCAATGAAAACCCTGATGTATAGTGAATCATTAGACTGGTCAATATAGCAAATACTAATCTTTTCACTCGAGCTTTGTCTTAAAGCTGCAGCTTCACTGGCTTAATGGCTGCTTCAAAGTTGTTGCTCTGTTGCATGACATTGAATAGGGTTGTTTAATTCTTCTGGTTGATTGGGGAGCTACAACCTCATGGAAGAAAAAGATGGGCAATGATTCTATAAATTCATTAGCATGgtgaaaagatattttcttgGTTAATTTATAATCTTCAATTATACCTAAAATAGCATTACAATTATGattttctattaatttgatCATTCATGTTCTGAAATGTTTGGTATGGCTAAAGAGTTGTATATTAAGGTTTCTCAATAAAGATTGAATCTTCATTAGTGTGAATGTTAAAAACtctgattgatttttgttttcccTTCTCTTGGATTTATGTACTTCCTAATTTACTGCAAATTTGGTATGTAGATCGTGGAATTTCGTTGAGTTTGTGAAGaaaacaagatttttttaaataacgcTAGCTGTGGAATTATATTTGGAGCATATTGATGGGTTATGTAACAATTTTCTACAATACTGTTTttgacttcttttttttctctcatctcACATTAAGTATCTTATCTCATGTTTTTCTCTCATCCTATCTCTTTACTGtacattttttgtataaaaaattgtacaaatGTAATTTCGCTTAATTGTATTAATAGTACAGGGCAACGTAAATGCTGCAGAACCACATCTGCAggtttaaatgaaaataatgcttactagattttcttttttggagACATCTGAAGCTATATTGTTTTTGTGCgtattatttctctttttccaaagagtttaagataaaatgatataaaatagatTAAGAAAGATGATGTGAATTACCACTTAGAAAGTGAATAATGAAGAATGTGTTGTCACATGAATAATTAATCGAATGTACTGCTAAAAGTTCTAATTcgatttcaaaataatttaagcGATTGATACTGAGAGAGGGAATTTGTCTCTCATCAGTGGGTTCTGAAGCTATTTAAGTAAATACTTGACTTACAGACTTAGTCGATCGTGGTGGGTCGTCTTAGCTGATTGTGGCTAACAGTTGCAATGTTACAAAACCataaatcaaaagaattttagttaagtattattcaaataaaatttcaataggCTGTGTTAAAGGTTACCCATGTGAAACTTAGATTCTCTAATTGAAGTGCTTCTATAGGTGGTTGTCACTAGCTTAAAAAATcttatacacaaaaaaaaaaaaaattaactaaggaAATTTTATACAAgagaaaattaaacattaattttttcattaaatgaatttttttatatataaatataattaaattttatattactgTGTCAATcttatgaattaaaatgtttcttatttttgtaatgttaataatagaatttttacttaaaaatataatttatatgcatttaaatatttttttatgaattataattttaatataattcacatattaaaaatatcttgaaaTTGCCTTCAActttcattgataaaaaaatattaaaaatacctctttatgaatttaaattatgtaaaaaaatatttatactgtattagataataatttaattaagatgCATTAagcatgtaaatattttttacattattatttaataacatattaattCAAGATTGATATGCATAAATAAGTTTATACTAAATACAATAGATTcccattttattcatttttgtaGGTTTTTTAGTtccattttctttattatcGGTTCCATCTAGCATTGCTAAGCACTTTTTGTTACCATAAAACCCTCCATCAGTTATTTCCTGTTCTCAGAAGCTGAAATCAGACAAACAGAACTTCGATCACTCTCACGTAAACCAATCAAACACAATCGATTCGATTATATTGGGGTCACCAACACACAACACAATAATGTTTATGTCAAGAAGATTAAGGTATTGTCTTTCTCTTTCCATTCCCAATTTTCCTCCTTTCCTTCCAAATTTTTGCTTCCACTCTCACTCTCTGCCACCACTCACTCACAATGCTGATGATGCTGTTTCCCAATTCAATCACATGTTCCATGTGCATCCAACCCCACACACTTTCCATTTTAACaagattttaatttctcttgTGAATGTTAAGCGTTACCCCACTGCTATTTCTCTTTATAAGCAAATGGAACTCAGTGGAGTTGAGCCAGACTATTTCACTTTGAACATAATTATTAACTGTTTCTGCCACTTTGGTCAAGTGGTCTTAGCCTTTTCTGGAGTGAGCAAGATTCTCAAACTTGGGTATCAGCCAAATACCATAACTTTGAACACACTCATGAAAGGCCTGTGCCTTGAGGGTAAGGTCAAGGAAGCGCTGCGCTTTCATGACAAGGTGTTAGCACAAGGGTTTCGGCTCAGCGGAATTAGTTATGGGATTTTGATTAATGGGGTGTGTAAAATAGGAGAAACTAGAGCTGCCATCCGGTTGCTAAGAAGGATTGAAAGGTGGTCGATTAGGCCTAATGTGGTAATATACAGCATGATCATTGATCGTCTGTGCAAAGATACACTTGTAGATGAGGCTTATGATTTGTATACTGAAATGGTGGGCAAGGGAATTTCACCTGATGTTGTCACTTATAGTATTTTAGTTAGTGGCTTTTGTATCGTGGGTCAACTGAACAGAGCAATTGatttgttaaatgaaatggtatTGGAAAACATTAACCCCGATATTTATACCTATACTATATTGGTTGATGCTTTATGTAAGGAAGGAAAGGTAAAAGAAGCTGAAAATGTGTTAGCTGTGATGGTGAAAGCATGTGTGAATCTTGATGTTGTTGTTTATAGTACTTTAATGGATGGATATTGCTTGGTTAATGAAGTGAATAATGCAAAACGTGTATTCTACACTATGACCCAAATGGGAGTAACTCCTGATGTTCACTGCTATAGTATCATGATTAATGGATTGTGCAAGATTAAAAGGGTGGATGaggccttgaatctctttgaagaAATTCATCAGAAAAATATGGTTCCTGATACAGTGACTTATACTTCTCTTATTGACTGTTTGTGCAAATCAGGGAGGATCTCTTATGTTTGGGATCTTTTTGATGAGATGCTTGATAGAGGTCAACCTCCTGATGTAATCACCTATAATAACTTGATAGATGCTTTATGCAAAAATGGTCATCTTGACAGGGCAATTGCATTGTTCAACAAAATGAAAGATCAGGCAATTCGGCCAAATGTGTACACATTCACTATACTTCTTGATGGACTATGCAAAGTTGGAAGACTTAAGAATGCACTAGAGTTTTTTCAAGATCTTTTGACTAAAGGCTATTGTCTAAATGTTCGGACATATACTGTTATGATCAATGGACTTTGTAAAGAGGGCTTGCTTGATGAAGCATTGGCCTTGCAATCAAGAATGGAAGACAATGGTTGCATCTCTGATGCTGTAACTTTTGAAATAATGATTCGTGCTTTCTTTGACAAAGACGAGAATGATAAGGCAGAAAAACTTGTTCGTGAAATGATTGCTAGAGGTCTATTGTAAAAGTAATGTAGGTGAGATGATTTCTAGTGACACactatgttattttgaatttggtgatgtcctactaatatttatttcttttgatggTTTCAAATACCATGTAATGAGCTCACTATGACATTACTTTTGATTAGAAGTCATATGTTGTTACAtgcatttattttcatattctaaCAATAAGaatcattgatttttttgagtCTTGATatagcttttctttttcttcccacTGTGCTGTCTGTTGACTTCGTCTACTTTTAAGGATTTTTCAATCACTGCTAACTGTTAGTGTTTCAGATAACAAATCAAGTTGAATTTGAGATGATTAATTGGaatgatttatttcatatagCTGACCCTATATACCATGATTATACAATGTAGAACTGGAATCTTTTTTTAGCAGTATATTTCTTGTGGTCTTCTGCAGGAATGGAAAATTTAAGAACACCGGCGTATTTTGTTCATGTCATCTGTGTTGTCTTAGGTGTTATATTTGCTAAAATTTTCCTTGATGTCATTGTTACACAATTAACTGGAGCTTTTATAAAGGATATGGTTTATTTTGGTGGTACTTAACTACTTAATCCGGAAAGTGTGTTCCAGTGATCATCCAAAATTTACCTTTATCAAGGAATGAACAAACGAGATATAAGGAATCGGGATTATCTAGAAGGCTTGAATATTGTTTTCTAGTTTACTGATGATTCTACATTGAGTTAATGCCTAACCCATATGTTGTGAATTTCAACTCTTTAGTCAGCTGGGTTACTACGATTCAAGACTTTAGTTtgatcttctattttcttctagagggatttgttttctttcaataTAGTTGGGTGCTTCATTCTACTGATATCAGTGACTAGGGGTTGAGTTACTTGTCACTTTTGGTTTTCATACCACTTATCTTAAGGCAcacaaaaactagctatgaactttttttttttggcttaaaaAATATCTGCAAATTTAATCCCATTGCACAGTTTTACTTTTTAATGGCAGATTTTACTCCTCTAAAGTCTTGAGGATCAAAATGATTTGTATTAATGCTAAGAATAGAATGTGTGAAATTACTAGACAGTACTACTATATGAGGTACAAATATGGCATTTTTCAGATGCTAAATGAGCACAAAAATAGATGAATATACGATGGATAGGCAAAACAACATGATGAAGACAGAAGTAGAGTGAATGGTTCCATTGCTTGTCTGTTCCATACATGGTTTGCCTAGACCTCTGTACACTTGTTCAAATAAAGGCAGTTAGTTAATTGGACAACTTCCCCCTAGATTACCTTCATTAGGAAGACAAAACAACTTAAAGAAGACAAGGATAAATGtttcaaaatcatataataGTAACTGTGCAATGTCATTAGACTTTTGGCATAACTATGACAGAGTTTCACTTCTGTTCCTTTTCATTTGTGTAGCGATATTTTCACGACATCTATGTTAGATAAGTAAGGATTTTTGTGTTAGTTTTATTGTTCTTGTTATGTAGATAAGTAGATTTTAGTACTTTACATGATGGTATAATTTTTACTGCTGTAAGAGCTTGCAAACTCCATTCTCCATCTCTTGGGTTTATCTCTACCTACATGGTTGAGAGCTGTACAACTTTGTTGCTAAAAATCACCAATGTAACTTTCAGTAACTAGTCTACTTTGCATTGCTAATCAGCCTTTCTTGATGTTGAGATTGATGCAACATATACAAAATCATCCGACCATATCAATCTTCTAGCAGATAGCAGATCTCCAATTATAAAGGTGTATGCTGGTTGCTGGCAGGAATAATAGCGATCACAAAGGGAGTAAATATTGCATTGGTTTCTGTTATGCTCAAATTGGGGTCAGTTGAAGTTGTTAACAGCTGTATTTAACAGTTAGTTAAAGATCCTAACTAATTTATAGAAGAGTGGGAAAAATGGCAGGGTAAAAATAGGAGGGAAATATTAAGAGTTAGATTGGATGAGGAGTAGAGGTTGGAAGGATATGCAGGACTCTTAAATTTCCTGGAGTTGTGAGAGATACCTATCTGTAATTATTGTTTTGTATCttccctcttgattctgcaatCATATTAATTCAGATTCAGGGAGAAGAGTGATATTTAATttgtcttattcttttctttactCATCTTGTTCCTATTAAAAATCATGGTTGTTACTTGTTACCTGGCAAATTGAGAAGCTTTTCAATGACTTTTTTGGCTCCATAGAGttcttattaattttgtatattaggCTATTGTTACTTTATTTTGGACAAAAACAGATGAGAGTTCTTATTTAATTAGTCTTCATATTGTATATTAGGCCAGTATTACAATCAATTTACCCTCACATAATTCCAGTACTCTTTTTCACTAATCCCAGTTCTATAAAGTATTCTCAAGATCTGTTTGGGGGTTGATTCATGCTATCTGCCAACACAACATAGCTATAAAGTATCTTTACTGGTGTAGGAAAATTATTCAGATGCTATATTTTCAGATAGCTTTATTATGATTGCAGAGTTGGAAGGTGATTAAACTAGAGTGGGGAAATGAGATGGGAAGCAAAACTAGCCGCGTCGAGGTTTCTGGGACATGGACACTCTCAAGGCTATATGTTTTGCTTTGTCTTATCAGTTTCCCCCTTATACTGAtgttagaaaaatagaaaatgtagTTGAAATGGCCACTTATTAGGTCCCATTAGACTATAGTTTAAGCTAGCCAAAGCAAATCAGTAATAAACTTTCTGAATTTAAGAAGATAGCATTTTACTTTTGTTGACTTTGTTATTCATAAACAAAactcaaaagcataaaaaacaaGGCCACTTATTAAGAACTATTTTGCAAATTGGAACTTATGAATTATGGAAAAGATAATTACTTAACCTGAAACATGAACAAAgccattaaataattaaataattaaatattgacCTTGCAGTTCGATTGATATTGGAAATTCTCAAGATTTCTCCCTTTAGTACACGTTTGAAATAGCCTGAATGTAACACAACCCAGAGAATTATATGTATCTAATATACTTCCCTACacctccattttttttaatgtacgcCATTGCATTATGGAAACTTCATTAcgatgtaaaaaaattacagaatGAGCTTTCCATAATGCAATGACAGAATGAGCTTTTCATAATGTAATGAGGTGCAGGAAGTAAAATATGGAGGCACAGAAAGCCATAGTCTATTAAATTTGTAACTCCAAAAGCAATTATTCGTattcttttttgaaaaagacgagaatgattttgtgaaaaa
Proteins encoded in this window:
- the LOC114384997 gene encoding pentatricopeptide repeat-containing protein At1g12300, mitochondrial-like, giving the protein MFMSRRLRYCLSLSIPNFPPFLPNFCFHSHSLPPLTHNADDAVSQFNHMFHVHPTPHTFHFNKILISLVNVKRYPTAISLYKQMELSGVEPDYFTLNIIINCFCHFGQVVLAFSGVSKILKLGYQPNTITLNTLMKGLCLEGKVKEALRFHDKVLAQGFRLSGISYGILINGVCKIGETRAAIRLLRRIERWSIRPNVVIYSMIIDRLCKDTLVDEAYDLYTEMVGKGISPDVVTYSILVSGFCIVGQLNRAIDLLNEMVLENINPDIYTYTILVDALCKEGKVKEAENVLAVMVKACVNLDVVVYSTLMDGYCLVNEVNNAKRVFYTMTQMGVTPDVHCYSIMINGLCKIKRVDEALNLFEEIHQKNMVPDTVTYTSLIDCLCKSGRISYVWDLFDEMLDRGQPPDVITYNNLIDALCKNGHLDRAIALFNKMKDQAIRPNVYTFTILLDGLCKVGRLKNALEFFQDLLTKGYCLNVRTYTVMINGLCKEGLLDEALALQSRMEDNGCISDAVTFEIMIRAFFDKDENDKAEKLVREMIARGLL